The Papaver somniferum cultivar HN1 chromosome 6, ASM357369v1, whole genome shotgun sequence genome segment ACTATTCTCAACAAACAGTGGGATACCCAAGCGGTAACAAAGAACAGCTCTGAACTGTCTCGGCCCGATGCattgattaagcccactaatagGTACAACCAATAAATAATATTGTGCATGCTTAACTCTATTATACTGCCACATAATgaaatctcttgcagacatagaaaattggtcggGGATTTTCTTCTTAATTGCGTCAAAGTAAGtaactgccagggagtgcatggaaggggggggggggggcagtaTCGTCGACACAATAAGAAGAAGGTAGTCCACATGCCTGAATGAAGTACTGAAGAGCAAACTGATAAGaagaacctttgtttgttgaggaTAAGTCACCAAGAATCACCTTTTGCACTGCAGCCGTCTGACTCTGAGAAGCGAGATAACAGTAGGTGCGGGTGTCTGCCATGGTATAGATGCCTAAACCACCATCTTTGGGCAAGGTAGCCAATCGCTGCTGCAAAGGACCAAAACCTGAACCATCACCAGTAACAAGAAGTCTCAAGTACTTGAGCAAATGATCATCGAAAAGCTCGGTGTCTTGTTGAAGGGATGCCGGATTGGTAGTTCGCAAagcaaaatataatctagaaacACCCGTGCAATTGCAAAGTAAAagcatctcactttgaggatccttgagttttttgatggcAGACATAAGTTGAACAGTCTTGTTCACTTTGTTTATCATCATATCACTAATAAATTTCGAATCCATACTCACAGGACCACCTaaaagtttaacaccattagacGGTCTACCAATATCATGAGGGAAAACAACATCAGCAATATTTCTAGGATCAAAAGAAGGCCAAAAGACTTCTGTTTTCTTTATATTGAGATGCAAACCCCTACCTGATCCTTCAGTTTCTATTATGTTCAAGGCTTTGGACACCTCAAGTGTATCACCAATgattgtaccatcatcaaggtaccaggcaTGCAAATCGAGTTTGCAATTGGAGGCAATAGTCTTCACTAGAGGGTGTAGAGTCAAAGAAAATAACAAGGGACGGAGAGGGTCACCCTGCTGGACTCCAAGAGCAGAAGACAAAACATATTGGTCGTAGTAGAGCTTAGCAGGTCGCATATAACAAAATTCAACCCAACGataaatacctggacaatgaagacgAACCTCTTTGATGAGCTGAGAAGAAGTCAATGAGGAGCATTGACATCATGTCCGAGTGACTTTTCATCTCAAGTAGGccatttacagcatgtaaaatactctCTCCCCAGGCTACACCAACTCCAAATTGGTAATTACCCAAGTAAGAAGACATATCCTTTCCGACAGAGAAAGCAGCCACTTTAGAGACCAAtctacgccaaaccgtgccaactgCAATTGGCCTAATGCCACCCCCAGGATTGAGTAATGGTGTTAAGGGAACACTAGATATGAATTCACCCAACTCCGCAGGGCATTTTCCAGCCAACTAAAGATTGACAACCCTTGTAATCGAAGTGAGTAAGTCGTCTGCCAGTGCTGCCGCCGCCCCAGCTCATCGCATCAACTAAATGTTGCGCCCGCAAGCCATATCGACCACAAGAAGTACCCTTGGGGAAGCTTTTAGTAGCTCCCAAAACTTCCTGAAATTCCACCACAACTGGatcaactacaacatcatcacaATGAATAGCAGGGGGAGGCGCTGCTGGGTGTTTATCCTGCAAATCCGCATAAGTTTTCTCAAAGCACGCGGATAGCGGCAGCAAAATGACTGCAGCTTATTTTCTTGCGGCAAACTGTCAAATTAGATAAGCTCTGCTTCTTCCCATCTATTGGTTTAGACACTGTACGGACAGGGAGTTGTAACATCTTGGTAATCAGGGTAAAACATCCATTGGCCTCCATCCAAACCGTTAGAGAATGGTTGATGGCAGCGATTTGTAGACGTTTGCAATTATCTGATTTCGCTTCTGCAGAATTCCTCGGTCTGTACAAAGCTAAAGTGCATATAGGAAAAAGAATAAGTTGCACCCATGCATTCAAGTTGGTTGAGTTGATGATCACCTTGTTGAGGCAGGTTTTCAGTAACCTTGAGAAGAGTAGCCGGCGTTTATGAGGGATACTCGTCACTGTGGTGAACTGCCTCTGAAAAACAACATTTAGAAGATCTGTAGAAAGCACAGTCTCTACGACAGCACCATAACCCTCTCCCATATCACAAATTGCACTTCCAAACCCTCAACACCTACCTCATCAGGTTTAGCAATACCATGTATGAGAAACTCTGTGTCTGCGCCATTGAATGGACCTGCAACGACATCCCCATGAACTGTTCCCTCTCGACCCTTACATAGCATTTTCCAGGCGTGAAGATGCATACACCGATGACATAGCCACATCCGAAGAAAACCAAGAACATTCTCCTAAGCATGGTAAATCTGCAGATTCTTGGCAATCAGATCCCTGCAATTCTCCTTTTTAGCTTCATAAGAAAGGTGTCGATCATGTAAATGCCTCAAAAATGAGCCCTTGGTGTAACCCCTTCCACCAACACCATCTGGACAACTATCAAAGCCTTTGAAGGGGAAATGGACGTAGCCATTGTCGATAGCAGCGTCCAACGTAatgggagatgaagaagaagagtccTCAATCCCCTGGGAAAAAAGGGTTGTCGACTGCCGCCTGGAAGAGGAAGCTCTGGTTGTTCTAGCCATGAAAACCGAAAAAAAAGGAAATTCTAACAGAACGACGaaaaactgaaaccctaaaacgaaaaaaaaaacaaagcaagGTGCcgcaagaaaagaaaaatggaaagccGTGGAAGGGAAATCAACTGGAAAACTAAAACTAACAGAAATCTAAGGAAAACCATGGAAAATCTGGTGAATAAACCTGGCTTTCAATCGCCAGAAAAATCGCCGGAGAGAGAACCATGATCCAAAGAACCTGGCTTTCTTTTAAAAGCTTTAAAAATTAGGCGAAAATTTTAAAGCTTAAGCTTCTTGAAAGATGCGCTTCACATGACTGCTTCAGAGTGAAATTCTGAAATTTAAAGTGAAGCGTACGCTCATGAAAGATGCGCCTCACATGACAGCTTCAGAGCGAAATGCTGAAAGTTGAAGCGTGaagcgtacgcttttaaaaaccatgctTATTAATAAATAGAAATGGAAATGACAATTTTAATAAGCATCGGTATATTTTAATAACGGGTAGTTAGCTCCGCTAGTCCTCCCATTCCTTAAAAGGTTTGATGCGCTTCATAAGATCCTAGGTTCGAGTCTCCGATGACGCAATACTGCAGAATTTGACATGAAAGGTAAAATTATCTGTTTAACATGGAAGACAGAGTTAGTGTGCTCTCCTTGCGACATAATCATCCCCATATCCTGCCTTGGCTCGTTCCTCAGAAGGCTCGTTGGTAGGCTAACACGACAACATGTTCAACTAATATAGTAGTACGGTGATATGCTGGGCATCCAACCTAGTTGTTGGACAAAAGACACTTGAATTTGAAATAAATGTAATTGTAAACATTACTTGTTTAAATAAGTGATTTCTTTAATAGTTGTTATCTTTTAGGTGGATTTATTTAATAGTTCTTATCCGATATCGAATTTGGTATAAGAGGGGAGCAAGAGACGGTGTAGTtggcagaggtggtggtggtcgtcgtcGTCGAGGTTCGAATATCGAAAACCCTCCAAATCGTGAGAGACATCTTCGAAAAATCGAAATAGGTAATATGAGAGGACAAGTGCGGGAACTCCAGGAGCGTTTAAAATGATACGAACCCTTGGATCATGATTAGTCGTGTCATCAATTAGAGAATAATGCCAATGAAAATGGTGTTGTTAATCCTTTTGGTCGTGATCGAGGTCAAGACTCAAGTAGTGTGTGCATCTAGTTTGAGGCAACACTAACAAGATATAAATTTCCGTATAAAAGATGATGTGAAGATTGATATTCCAAAATATCAAGGGAAACCGAATCCATAAGTTTTTATTGATCGACTAGATATCGTTGACAGAACTTTCAATTAGAAAGATGTAGAAGAATATTGTAATGTAAGATTAGTTGAACTCATACTACGTAAGCATGcttcaatttggtaggaaaaattTATGAAGCAACACGTTCGTGAAGGTAAAAGACGTATACGTACATGGGAAAAAATATATGCCCGAAAATTTTCGTCAAGTgtcatttttttaatttcataatttaaaaaaaataatatgatTGTTGAATAATATGTTGTAAATTTTGATAACCTTAGTTATAGTTTGTGACATTAGCGAACCCGAAGAACAAAAAATTATTTGTTTTCTAGGAGGTTCGCGAACAGATATTTGTGATACGGTGCAGCTTTGTACTTATAATGATGTTGTGAAGTTGTTATTGAatgtggaaaaaaaaatcaaagaaaagcgTAGTAGCAAGTCCAATCCTTGGTTAAAAAATACCACAAAATCGAGAAAATACTTGtatgtgaaaactacagtcacacccatttttcagatttctcTCATTGTCAAACCCACCGACAAAAAACTTCACGGGCGCACCCAATTTTTCCCCAAAAATTACTCGCTCGCCCATATTTTCTATAATTATACTTTCGTTCATATTTCGTCTTCGTTTCCTTTGGAGGAGCTTTACGAACTAGGTTTTGTGGATTGTATGGAAGATTCGAGGTATGTCGGAtggcagagaagatgaagatcgagagattgatgaggttcttgatgaTTATTGAAGCTGTTATCAGGTTGACAGAGAAGAACAAAGGTTGCTGCTGGTGATTTGAGAAACTGAGAAGGAATAGAGGATGGGTCTGAGACGTATATTGGGGGTTTCTGGTTGTAAACTGCTGATGGAATTAAGGAATTAACGGAATTGAAATCAAGATGAAGATGGCTgagttatatgaagaacaaggcaGTAAGGGTTGTTCATAACAATTTAAATCTGTTGCTGCTATCAACAGTGAGAACGAGAAAATTAAGCAGTTGTGGGTTTGAATCTGAGAGATGGGTTCGCCAGTCTAGGGTTCATTCAATACAAGATGTAATTGAAGTTGAGTGTTGCTTGAATTAGGTTAGGGTTCGTCTACAAATCAGAGAAGCATGAAATTGAAGAATTACGTTATGCAACcatgttgaaattgaaattgagatCGACAAAGAGGAGAAGAAGTAATGAAAGAAGCATGGTGCTGTTGAGATAGATTTATGGTTACAGTGACTTTGATATGGAACGGGTTTCTGAAATTGAAGAGGATAAATCAATGGATTTGAGAGATGTGATTGAAGTTGGGTTTGAGGTGCTGGTTGTTGTTAATGGAAGAAAATGAATGTCAACATATGAACTCGAGATTGTGTTGTTGATTTCAGGAAGAGTAGGAGATGGCTTGAATAATGGATGATCCAGTGGGTATTTTGGAATGGAAGAGACATGTGTTGGTGATGGAATTGTGGGTGCAGCTACAGATGAGagcagatgatgatgttgaagtaaTTAGAGCAGAAGGTGAGAGATTTGGTTGTGCAGGTTGAGACTGACTGGGGTTTTTGGTTATGCTGTTGAGGAGATGAATCTGAAATTGA includes the following:
- the LOC113285825 gene encoding uncharacterized protein LOC113285825, whose amino-acid sequence is MRPAKLYYDQYVLSSALGVQQGDPLRPLLFSLTLHPLVKTIASNCKLDLHAWYLDDGTIIGDTLEVSKALNIIETEGSGGPVSMDSKFISDMMINKVNKTVQLMSAIKKLKDPQSEMLLLCNCTGVSRLYFALRTTNPASLQQDTELFDDHLLKYLRLLVTGDGSGFGPLQQRLATLPKDGGLGIYTMADTRTYCYLASQSQTAAVQKVILGDLSSTNKGSSYQFALQYFIQACGLPSSYCVDDTAPPPPFHALPGSYLL